One Pyrenophora tritici-repentis strain M4 chromosome 5, whole genome shotgun sequence DNA window includes the following coding sequences:
- a CDS encoding Glyco-hydro-61 multi-domain protein has translation MYASALLLGALAVLLDTASAHGFVKGVNIKGTFTNGSDPLWIYAPKDNRPKTAGWDALNQDIGFVEPANAGTADVNCHKSATAGKLYANVNPGDTIEFVWNTWPVGHTGPIINYIAPCNGDCSTLSSTALRWSKITQSAIVSPGTWITDLLIKNNFKTSMILPAKLAPGNYVIRHEIIALHAASNVNGAQLYPQCINLKVGGSGTVAPTGGVPGTSLYTKELPGLVFNVYTNPTTYPFPGPALWTAAN, from the exons CCTACTTCTCGGCGCCCTTGCTGTCTTGCTTGACACGGCATCCGCCCACGGTTTCGTCAAGGGTGTGAACATCAAAGGCACATTCACCAACGGGTCGGATCCCCTATGGATATATGCCCCTAAGGACAACCGTCCCAAGACCGCAGGTTGGGATGCTCTCAACCAAGACATTGGTTTCGTTGAACCCGCGAATGCCGGAACAGCAGACGTCAACTGCCACAAGAGTGCCACAGCCGGCAAACTCTACGCCAACGTTAACCCTGGAGATACCATAGAATTCGTCTGGAACACTTGGCCAGTCGGTCACACCGGCCCAATCATAAACTACATTGCTCCTTGCAACG GCGACTGCAGCACGCTCTCCTCCACCGCCCTCCGCTGGTCCAAAATCACACAATCCGCAATTGTCAGCCCTGGCACCTGGATCACCGACCTCCTCATCAAGAACAACTTCAAGACCTCAATGATTCTCCCTGCTAAGCTGGCACCGGGAAACTACGTCATTCGCCATGAAATCATTGCTCTGCATGCTGCTTCCAACGTCAACGGTGCGCAGCTGTACCCGCAGTGCATCAACCTCAAGGTCGGTGGCAGTGGTACTGTTGCGCCAACTGGAGGCGTGCCCGGTACGAGCTTGTACACGAAGGAGTTGCCGGGTCTGGTGTTTAATGTTTACACGAACCCTACCACTTACCCATTCCCTGGGCCAGCGCTGTGGACGGCTGCGAACTGA
- a CDS encoding DUF1421 multi-domain protein — protein MFTVAEAVVKFETMRRAGYPLNLPTTRTRYGLFQEDTTPHSGTNISSAPSPASRRLSVSSATSEEAAAAPTARVPPPTIAAPRARAVPEAPAPAAQPETYNPGRDYVFNWGINSGKRFADILANPSDPYLKTIGGQLYIFVDKHPGLKEAFEYYKSHFMPGQIRFTRPVQAQSQSSYNQVQQQAPQTQTRPSQAGPSRSQPPPSAPRGPRNPSSNGHSSGSSSGPPRGAPSGPSSGPSRGAPNGTSSRSSISNTWRFPKGMHKGKTLHDVDEHYIKTMGGNPKIRQSWSGFAEALQDYREKTQTQSRA, from the coding sequence ATGTTCACGGTAGCTGAGGCGGTGGTGAAGTTTGAGACGATGCGCCGGGCCGGCTATCCTCTAAATCTACCGACGACTCGCACACGGTACGGCCTGTTCCAGGAAGATACGACTCCACACTCGGGAACCAACATCTCCTCTGCACCATCACCAGCTTCTCGGCGACTGAGTGTTAGCAGCGCGACGAGCGAGGAGGCCGCCGCTGCACCAACGGCCAGAGTTCCACCACCGACTATCGCAGCACCAAGAGCGAGAGCTGTACCAGAGGCACCAGCACCGGCAGCTCAGCCAGAGACATACAATCCGGGTCGCGACTATGTGTTCAATTGGGGAATAAATTCGGGCAAGCGCTTTGCTGACATTCTTGCGAACCCATCAGATCCCTACCTGAAAACTATCGGCGGCCAGCTATACATCTTCGTGGACAAGCACCCAGGCTTGAAGGAGGCGTTTGAATACTACAAATCCCATTTTATGCCAGGACAAATACGCTTTACGCGACCGGTACAGGCACAAAGCCAATCATCGTATAATCAAGTACAACAACAAGCACCACAAACACAGACCCGGCCGTCTCAGGCTGGGCCATCACGGTCACAGCCCCCGCCGTCAGCACCACGAGGACCCCGGAATCCGTCATCAAATGGTCACTCAAGTGGTTCTTCAAGTGGCCCCCCGCGAGGTGCTCCAAGCGGTCCTTCAAGTGGCCCCTCCCGTGGTGCCCCCAACGGTACCTCGAGCCGCTCCTCAATATCAAATACCTGGAGGTTCCCAAAAGGTATGCACAAGGGAAAGACACTTCACGATGTGGACGAGCACTACATTAAGACGATGGGGGGCAACCCGAAAATCCGGCAATCCTGGTCTGGATTTGCAGAGGCACTGCAGGACTATAGGGAAAAGACACAAACTCAAAGTAGGGCTTGA
- a CDS encoding putative 2og-fe oxygenase protein, which yields MVAPIIPTMPAGIPLAALTTIDFQKLRSDDADEKQKLWQAATEAGFFYLNYENMPEFEDLAATVNGIYKLEHELFDLPDEFKMNYDVDKQGTMKLSGYKPIGRNIGGLPGNRDGHESWAVRITLPSPSPQSNPPLRSPKTPSSTSTPPNTHTHLSYPPTSPLVQTFMHHAQTLTKTIYTTLSTQLNLPNPSRLEHSHRPTHPSPCILRLLKVHAQPLSERGIVHTPHTDIGSLTVLFSNEPGLQILSPNPTAAADRVSDWEFVAPPRKLRYC from the coding sequence ATGGTAGCACCTATCATCCCTACAATGCCCGCTGGCATCCCACTCGCAGCCCTTACAACCATCGATTTCCAAAAGCTGCGATCCGATGACGCGGACGAGAAGCAGAAGCTCTGGCAAGCAGCCACAGAAGCAGGTTTCTTCTATCTAAACTACGAGAACATGCCTGAGTTTGAGGACCTCGCCGCTACCGTCAACGGCATATACAAACTAGAGCATGAACTCTTCGACCTTCCAGACGAATTCAAGATGAATTACGACGTGGATAAACAAGGAACCATGAAACTGAGTGGTTACAAGCCCATTGGCAGAAACATAGGCGGCCTACCCGGAAACCGAGATGGACATGAAAGCTGGGCTGTACGTATTACCCTCCCCAGCCCCAGCCCCCAATCTAACCCACCCCTCAGATCCCCAAAAACGCCATCTTCAACCTCAACCCCACCCAATACGCATACCCACCTCTCCTATCCTCCCACCTCCCCCCTCGTCCAAACCTTCATGCACCACGCCCAAACCCTCACAAAAACCATCTACACCACCCTCTCCACCCAGCTCAACCTACCCAACCCCTCCCGCCTCGAACACTCCCACCGCCCCACACACCCCTCCCCCTGCATCCTGCGCCTCCTAAAAGTGCACGCGCAACCCCTCTCCGAACGCGGTATCGTACACACACCCCACACCGACATAGGTTCCCTAACCGTTCTCTTCTCCAACGAACCCGGTTTACAAATCCTTTCCCCCAACCCCACCGCCGCCGCGGATCGGGTTTCGGACTGGGAGTTTGTCGCCCCCCCGCGCAAACTGCGCTATTGTTAA
- a CDS encoding B-block-TFIIIC domain containing protein yields the protein MAEGYDKLLDFLLSEIALRGIQGASSADFRQLIRTFYNSTQNKDQTGNHEETHPTEDRLGRTFHEKVWQWLTEHPDIRIMYQNEAHRYSLSEFEAAELHETGTIGEVTSAISARPSKYSSKAVAQPSKALCAIEDALRQRISRTGQEPKHHATPLLDSSTTSSAFRKPRPLPKRPSSKTAVFDDPSSSITAPRLYASQSRMWQALTGHGIDLNKVPSMEFVLLSLIAAHGAAGIRQPDLIALSGQDKRSVPHRTDELARKCYIGKFPVQVNKMRTSLCIHRMFVSQNTVIESSAVEDVYQADGTFVVRSFAQLLYNKVGEGGVVPTRSIREKLGVPMETWNKRATQGALIRLDQSGMIKRRMVRTKTTGDHWITCIQVLRAPQEEDLKNLGFRRTADLGDDSISELPDGNMDEEALMRDLEADMLEETEAHANSQHGAQDAINKAENIPPQWTPDRFLANTVFDAVELGGAQGWDALELRDRIVGPFWRRPIESYLTRITNAWEKAQPIHIRHLAVIRDSGVTAQRKFLHYLYRTHANFQKAVDAGLADWDGVANYDADGFGDDVMLDAWGFSIVESQDLVGQNGSATLSEAGLSILKPRKNGPRWDIALAQEIGYEKVEKPGSKAKTQRGLGRPKKQAKTPKEKRVRVPKVPKPPKQSSVFSLSPEEKVSLGLHPNARLTKSIKSQVLAHREQTGDPTSLPSALLEGRTKRQLSVPLMTKEERLAAGLSTRGRLGIEQENKIRAERGLPKLAKKEKKRKQTNQPTVISKQQRIALGWIDHGRLPQALIEGLRQERDEGIAFEDSKVIPKYNDAMRAAKLAKMTKPAKLVKSTKSKGPTGLPKTPAAPTVEEGTLVENRELENTPDPIAVEPETQAQVSKLAPRKRKAKDLATTPAPAKKRRVKAIAPQDRASVPHTAQSPSTVDGAPMFGTSTSLGSTDVDGTSNQSQPTLVAIPVPVPLMPPQADESIVPSVESGNPQAPRKEAYMQPDPSKLDSLARTAFELYEKRSSSGLYLNPLVKRKIGRGRPRKAFIATFKLPELAQFDWFTTELDQEQIVPESQVVETPNRVSASLATPREETVDSHDTPRAEITPEAPFQSQSPSKEETREDVQNCTPPPSIASNTVIVESEELPIPSEVNSEALVQSTSEPLDASQDTQADVAVATGLTEGVAQPNTLTEDLEKQLLRACAPAARMIDTQADVHMVTGSTEGEPQPKNLTEDLKKQLPRPCAPVARMIGGWAPINASARSSTTPYRSPYATSPAPEARSPSQDASTTQNGRGLTPLAPDLQRSYSVFEDVASLPKDIHTAIVETPAPSIPGIKPRSKDQERGGSQLRFRQNIIMDIFKLCNGVFPGGGEIARPFLTLWKQRHPNIKAPSLSTITETLRTMSLIPKFGLKHWNFASYNKNTPGVTTRRMYTWASLNERSPQVQKLAFNMAQYSHIKEYSWRLSEKSLLYYPEEVRHLIGDIVSYQPVQAPPKDESIILNQLNPDLERQLDESKARRRSEWSKQTRLEVKARNIQNAQVERALSQQLVGSGGASHGKRARLASLNDTTKTLRRAPLYSADIDTLDEDSDEAETSEHDTGTSRPGQLSLSWVRPIVPHVPQRKPVPEDEESEDDESDEDPMDWTLEPVERITNDQDSPASTGPDRSTSAEDAVTIQKSKKRIRIVTPGGQSPRKRARNSTLSASQCGSDDDVQSDSYTEDETDDDQDSLQTKAKKQRVRAFRSRQNGRSGPPPTLIERLTGLTGDPNDPIYQIPQRASRPGCPSRSWSERKKRRVGKHKKERHYAEVIDPVDEVKKQLCTFVVISSLSGEDGYIDWSLVRKAHARDRFFDATKARKLWEWMQTNMAEQVEKLTTNFQSLYLEAYEASKVSPIENPETHDWAELVRWAVRKCTYPEIPLPLLQEALAQFTVQESNYENLDRVRWFKVGATDRNRAMLQLHTSYTAPLHRSRKATWSAEEKLLKARSWVRANTATSQAIYDGTLAHEKFKKLDETTLVNVVGDFVDKQHLRMRKLKRLLPGRNYNFTQALAKKYVRSFQLDDFMHAVAVKKRMDAAFSDADPGMRYYSISRCEEDASFAAVMTMVGEGAVRLVPQLPPVNSDHGAPLPRLSVWGFCEGGYHHRAIDRNRLFWDIHVVPTADYKFGNPLQPLSSLLASMDSDEHAVWSSLPEPPLPGKDNPDALLPIWSSIDGRTVTWPWWYRVLNLVLLPFIFLAGATAADIQAHCPENTTELFEIELVLEWLESINAIKKTVGGYITGPYFWAVFGDQLRDTENDWFGEHAKRKAKNHEKQRWREDYNLRHSTLQARNAQQDGGGVTSAVPAGETSTSRQILKNPKQQYRIVHEALDAERAQAEKDRSVFTARNSPTATQNQTNHVATTESKASASQTPEATSTSGDDVYMPDAGIDAEGEEDIDAEGEIDDGIY from the exons ATGGCCGAAGGCTACGACAAGCTTTTAGACTTTTTGCTGTCAGAAATTGCTCTCCGCGGTATTCAAG GTGCTAGCAGCGCAGACTTTCGCCAACTCATTAGGACTTTCTATAACAGTACACAAAACAAAGACCAGACCGGCAATCATGAAGAAACACACCCCACAGAAGATCGTCTTGGTCGCACATTCCATGAGAAAGTATGGCAATGGCTTACGGAACATCCCGACATCCGCATCATGTACCAAAACGAGGCACATCGCTACTCACTTTCGGAATTCGAGGCGGCCGAGCTACATGAGACTGGTACGATCGGTGAGGTCACATCAGCAATCTCAGCCCGTCCCTCAAAATATTCCTCAAAAGCAGTAGCGCAGCCCTCCAAAGCCCTGTGCGCAATAGAAGATGCTCTGCGGCAACGTATTTCAAGGACAGGTCAGGAACCAAAACACCATGCTACTCCATTGCTTGATTCATCGACTACTTCGTCCGCATTCCGAAAACCTCGTCCGCTACCGAAACGCCCATCTTCAAAAACTGCAGTATTCGACGATCCCAGCTCCAGTATCACCGCACCCCGTCTATACGCTAGTCAAAGCAGGATGTGGCAAGCTTTGACTGGTCATGGTATCGATCTGAACAAGGTCCCCAGCATGGAGTTCGTGTTACTCTCTCTCATCGCTGCCCACGGAGCGGCTGGTATTAGACAACCCGACCTCATCGCACTCAGCGGCCAAGATAAACGATCTGTGCCGCACAGAACGGATGAGTTGGCTCGGAAATGCTACATCGGCAAGTTCCCTGTACAGGTCAACAAAATGCGTACTAGTCTATGCATCCACAGAATGTTCGTTTCTCAGAATACTGTCATCGAGTCCAGTGCAGTAGAAGACGTGTATCAGGCCGATGGAACATTTGTTGTTAGGAGCTTTGCTCAATTACTATACAACAAGGTGGGCGAGGGTGGCGTTGTTCCCACGCGTAGCATCAGAGAGAAGCTG GGTGTACCAATGGAGACTTGGAACAAGCGCGCTACCCAGGGTGCACTCATCCGACTGGATCAGAGCGGTATGATCAAACGACGCATGGTTCGTACGAAGACTACTGGTGATCATTGGATTACTTGCATCCAAGTATTGCGCGCACCGCAGGAGGAGGATCTCAAGAATCTAGGATTTCGACGCACAGCTGATCTTGGGGATGATTCAATCAGCGAGCTGCCTGATGGGAACATGGATGAAGAGGCGCTGATGAGGGACCTGGAAGCCGATATGCTTGAAGAGACGGAAGCCCATGCCAATAGCCAACACGGGGCACAAGATGCCATCAATAAGGCTGAAAATATCCCCCCACAATGGACGCCCGACAGGTTCCTTGCCAACACGGTCTTCGATGCCGTTGAGCTAGGCGGTGCTCAAGGATGGGATGCTTTGGAACTTCGCGACAGGATCGTCGGACCGTTCTGGAGGCGTCCCATAGAATCGTATTTGACTCGCATAACGAATGCCTGGGAAAAGGCTCAGCCTATCCATATTCGACACCTGGCCGTCATCCGAGATTCGGGGGTTACCGCTCAGAGGAAGTTCCTCCATTACCTCTACCGCACCCATGCGAATTTTCAGAAAGCTGTCGATGCAGGACTCGCTGATTGGGACGGTGTTGCCAATTACGACGCTGATGGATTCGGTGATGATGTCATGCTGGACGCCTGGGGTTTCTCGATTGTCGAATCTCAAGATCTAGTCGGACAGAATGGCTCGGCAACGTTGTCTGAGGCTGGATTGTCCATCTTGAAACCACGCAAGAATGGCCCCCGATGGGATATTGCGCTCGCACAAGAGATTGGGTACGAAAAGGTCGAGAAGCCCGGGTCGAAAGCCAAAACACAACGTGGTCTAGGCCGACCTAAGAAGCAGGCAAAGACTCCCAAGGAGAAGCGAGTTCGGGTCCCCAAGGTTCCGAAACCTCCTAAGCAAAGCTCGGTTTTCTCACTCAGTCCCGAAGAGAAGGTATCGCTGGGCTTGCATCCTAATGCTCGTTTGACCAAGAGTATCAAGTCACAGGTTCTTGCGCATCGTGAGCAGACTGGAGATCCAACGTCACTACCGAGTGCGCTGTTGGAAGGTCGAACCAAGCGCCAACTTAGTGTGCCTCTGATGACTAAAGAGGAGCGGTTGGCAGCAGGTTTGTCGACTCGGGGACGCTTGGGTATAGAACAGGAGAACAAAATCCGAGCCGAGCGGGGGCTACCTAAGCTGGCcaagaaggaaaagaagCGAAAGCAAACAAATCAGCCGACAGTGATTAGCAAGCAGCAGAGAATAGCACTCGGATGGATCGACCATGGTCGATTACCCCAGGCTCTTATTGAAGGGCTACGTCAGGAGCGCGATGAAGGTATTGCTTTCGAAGATTCCAAGGTCATTCCGAAGTATAACGATGCGATGAGGGCCGCGAAATTGGCAAAGATGACAAAACCGGCCAAACTGGTGAAGTCGACCAAGTCCAAAGGTCCCACTGGATTGCCAAAAACTCCAGCTGCGCCTACAGTGGAGGAAGGCACACTTGTAGAGAACCGCGAGCTAGAGAATACGCCTGATCCCATAGCTGTAGAGCCTGAGACTCAGGCACAGGTATCTAAGCTAGCGCCAAGAAAGCGAAAGGCTAAAGATCTGGCTACTACTCCAGCACCAGCGAAGAAACGCCGGGTCAAAGCAATAGCGCCACAAGATCGTGCCTCAGTGCCACACACAGCTCAGTCGCCTTCAACAGTTGATGGCGCACCCATGTTTGGTACCAGTACTTCATTAGGCTCTACTGATGTAGACGGTACAAGCAACCAAAGTCAGCCAACTCTAGTGGCCATCCCCGTCCCTGTTCCCCTGATGCCTCCACAAGCCGATGAGAGTATAGTCCCCTCGGTAGAATCCGGTAACCCTCAAGCTCCTCGTAAAGAAGCATATATGCAGCCTGATCCCTCCAAACTCGACTCTCTGGCACGTACAGCTTTTGAGCTGTATGAGAAGCGATCATCCTCAGGTCTCTATCTTAACCCGTTGGTAAAGCGGAAAATCGGACGAGGGCGCCCGCGAAAAGCATTCATAGCAACCTTCAAGCTGCCCGAGCTAGCGCAATTTGACTGGTTCACAACGGAGCTGGATCAAGAGCAGATCGTGCCTGAGAGTCAAGTCGTAGAGACACCAAACCGTGTTTCTGCAAGTCTCGCTACACCAAGGGAAGAGACAGTCGATTCACATGATACACCTAGAGCTGAAATAACGCCCGAAGCACCTTTCCAATCGCAGTCGCCAAGCAAAGAGGAGACACGCGAGGATGTTCAGAACTGCACTCCACCTCCGTCGATAGCCAGCAATACTGTCATAGTCGAGTCCGAAGAACTGCCCATTCCTAGCGAGGTTAACTCAGAAGCGCTGGTACAATCGACCTCAGAGCCTTTGGATGCTAGTCAAGATACTCAGGCGGACGTGGCTGTGGCTACTGGCCTGACAGAAGGCGTAGCACAGCCCAACACTCTCACCGAAGATCTAGAGAAACAGTTGCTGCGAGCATGTGCACCAGCAGCCCGGATGATAGATACACAGGCGGACGTGCATATGGTTACTGGCTCGACAGAAGGCGAACCACAGCCCAAAAACCTTACCGAAGATCTGAAGAAACAGTTGCCTCGACCATGTGCACCAGTAGCCCGGATGATAGGAGGTTGGGCTCCTATCAACGCATCAGCGCGTTCCAGCACCACACCGTATCGAAGCCCTTATGCCACAAGCCCAGCCCCGGAAGCTCGTTCACCCAGTCAAGATGCAAGTACCACACAGAATGGCAGGGGACTGACTCCACTCGCCCCAGATCTCCAGCGTTCGTACTCTGTATTCGAAGATGTCGCCTCCCTTCCCAAAGACATCCATACCGCCATCGTGGAAACCCCCGCGCCTTCTATACCAGGCATAAAGCCCAGATCAAAAGACCAAGAAAGGGGTGGGAGTCAGCTGCGCTTCAGACAAAACATCATCATGGATATCTTCAAACTATGCAACGGAGTTTTCCCTGGTGGCGGCGAAATTGCAAGGCCATTTCTCACGCTATGGAAACAGCGTCACCCGAATATCAAGGCGCCATCTCTCAGCACCATTACTGAAACACTTCGGACGATGTCTCTGATCCCAAAGTTTGGGCTGAAGCACTGGAACTTTGCCTCATACAACAAGAATACCCCAGGCGTCACTACTCGAAGGATGTATACCTGGGCTTCTCTCAATGAGAGGAGCCCACAAGTTCAAAAATTAGCCTTCAATATGGCTCAGTACTCTCATATAAAAGAGTATTCCTGGAGGTTATCAGAGAAGTCTCTGTTATACTACCCGGAGGAGGTACGGCACCTCATTGGTGACATCGTTTCCTATCAACCAGTCCAGGCTCCCCCCAAAGATGAAAGCATTATTCTCAACCAGCTGAATCCCGACCTCGAAAGGCAACTCGACGAATCCAAGGCTCGGCGGCGCTCTGAATGGAGCAAGCAGACGAGGTTGGAGGTCAAAGCTCGTAATATACAGAACGCTCAAGTTGAACGAGCGCTTTCGCAGCAACTTGTGGGGTCTGGCGGTGCATCGCATGGGAAACGTGCACGACTTGCGAGCTTGAACGACACAACCAAGACCCTTCGACGGGCTCCACTATATTCTGCAGACATCGATACGCTGGACGAAGACTCAGATGAGGCGGAGACTAGCGAACACGACACTGGCACGAGCAGACCTGGCCAACTTTCACTTTCCTGGGTGCGCCCTATCGTTCCGCATGTTCCACAACGTAAGCCGGTACCAGAAGATGAAGAGTCAGAGGACGATGAAAGCGATGAGGATCCCATGGATTGGACATTGGAGCCTGTAGAGCGCATCACCAACGATCAAGACTCGCCAGCTTCAACGGGGCCCGACCGAAGCACCTCCGCAGAAGACGCTGTCACTATCCAGAAGAGCAAAAAACGGATCAGAATTGTGACTCCCGGCGGCCAGTCTCCCAGAAAGAGAGCTCGCAATAGCACATTGTCTGCTTCCCAGTGTggcagcgacgacgacgtGCAATCTGATTCGTACACCGAAGATGAGACAGACGATGACCAAGATTCTTTGCAAACGAAGGCGAAGAAGCAGAGAGTCAGAGCTTTCAGATCACGCCAGAATGGCCGATCTGGGCCTCCGCCGACGCTGATCGAACGCTTGACAGGTCTCACAGGCGACCCGAACGATCCAATCTACCAAATTCCTCAGCGCGCGTCACGACCTGGTTGCCCGTCACGATCTTGGAGTgagagaaagaagaggagagTAGGTAAACACAAGAAAGAGCGACACTACGCTGAGGTCATTGATCCCGTGGACGAAGTCAAGAAGCAGCTCTGCACATTTGTGGTCATTTCCTCTTTGTCCGGTGAAGATGGATACATCGATTGGAGTCTTGTTCGGAAGGCACATGCTAGAGACAGGTTCTTTGATGCTACGAAAGCTCGCAAACTTTGGGAGTGGATGCAGACGAACATGGCCGAGCAAGTTGAGAAGCTCACTACAAACTTCCAGTCGCTATATCTGGAAGCGTATGAGGCTAGCAAAGTTTCTCCCATTGAAAATCCCGAGACGCACGATTGGGCGGAACTCGTGAGATGGGCTGTGCGCAAGTGTACATACCCTGAGATTCCTCTACCACTACTCCAAGAAGCACTTGCTCAGTTCACTGTCCAAGAGTCTAACTACGAGAATCTGGATCGAGTCAGATGGTTCAAGGTTGGTGCAACAGATCGTAACAGAGCAATGCTCCAGCTGCACACTTCGTACACGGCCCCTCTTCATCGATCACGCAAGGCAACTTGGTCGGCCGAAGAGAAGCTGCTGAAGGCACGATCTTGGGTACGAGCGAACACGGCAACGTCACAAGCTATTTATGACGGCACCCTGGCACACGAAAAGTTCAAGAAGCTCGATGAGACTACACTCGTCAACGTTGTGGGAGACTTTGTCGACAAGCAACATCTGAGGATGAGAAAATTGAAGCGCCTCTTACCCGGCCGCAATTACAACTTCACACAAGCCCTGGCGAAGAAGTACGTGCGTTCATTCCAACTCGACGACTTTATGCACGCAGTCGCGGTCAAGAAGAGAATGGATGCTGCATTCTCAGATGCAGATCCTGGCATGCGTTATTACAGTATATCGCGTTGCGAAGAAGATGCGTCTTTCGCAGCAGTGATGACTATGGTCGGCGAAGGAGCGGTCAGGCTGGTACCTCAGCTACCTCCTGTCAATAGTGACCATGGCGCACCGCTTCCAAGACTGTCAGTATGGGGCTTCTGTGAGGGCGGCTACCATCATCGGGCTATCGACCGCAATCGCTTGTTCTGGGACATTCATGTTGTGCCTACAGCAGACTACAAGTTTGGCAACCCACTGCAGCCACTATCCTCGCTACTCGCGTCTATGGATAGTGACGAACACGCTGTTTGGTCGAGCCTTCCTGAGCCCCCGCTCCCTGGCAAGGATAATCCTGACGCATTGCTACCCATATGGAGCAGCATCGACGGAAGAACTGTGACATGGCCGTGGTGGTACCGTGTTCTCAACCTCGTGCTTCTACCCTTCATCTTCTTGGCAGGCGCAACCGCTGCGGACATACAAGCCCACTGTCCCGAAAACACAACCGAGCTTTTCGAGATTGAGCTCGTTCTGGAGTGGCTCGAATCTATCAACGCGATCAAAAAGACGGTTGGTGGATACATCACTGGACCGTACTTCTGGGCTGTCTTCGGTGACCAGCTGCGCGATACGGAAAACGACTGGTTCGGCGAGCATGCCAAGCGCAAGGCAAAGAATCATGAAAAGCAGCGTTGGCGCGAGGACTACAATCTCAGACACTCTACGCTACAGGCCCGCAATGCGCAGCAAGATGGAGGTGGTGTAACTTCAGCTGTACCTGCGGGGGAGACGAGCACTAGTCGCCAGATTCTTAAGAACCCAAAGCAGCAGTACAGGATTGTGCATGAAGCTCTCGATGCTGAGAGGGCGCAAGCGGAGAAGGATAGATCAGTGTTTACGGCTAGGAACAGTCCCACGGCTACCCAGAACCAGACCAACCACGTCGCTACCACTGAGTCAAAGGCGAGCGCATCGCAGACACCTGAGGCTACAAGCACGTCAGGTGATGATGTGTATATGCCAGATGCGGGCATTGATGCAGAAGGCGAGGAAGATATTGACGCTGAAGGTGAGATCGACGATGGCATATACTGA